The following are encoded together in the Salvia hispanica cultivar TCC Black 2014 chromosome 6, UniMelb_Shisp_WGS_1.0, whole genome shotgun sequence genome:
- the LOC125193528 gene encoding uncharacterized protein LOC125193528: MGCASCSNFLSLEQLRGETDCIALTVLVANEISTNSSNPICSIKNGLGGLKLSLQMIVKAALALQFIPMPKGYGTTTFPHFSRQPGFDRDVPCAAAAVARWMKSAVIRNNG, encoded by the coding sequence ATGGGCTGTGCCAGCTGCAGCAACTTCCTATCTTTAGAGCAGTTGAGAGGAGAGACGGACTGCATCGCCTTAACTGTTTTGGTGGCCAACGAGATATCTACTAACTCTTCGAACCCTATTTGCTCCATAAAAAATGGTCTCGGGGGATTGAAGCTTTCGTTGCAGATGATCGTGAAAGCTGCATTAGCGCTGCAGTTCATTCCGATGCCAAAAGGATATGGAACGACGACGTTTCCACATTTTTCCAGGCAGCCCGGCTTCGACAGAGACGTGCCTTGCGCTGCCGCCGCTGTTGCTAGGTGGATGAAGAGCGCGGTGATCAGGAATA
- the LOC125193527 gene encoding wall-associated receptor kinase-like 8, with the protein MSTTICSCKPGYQGSPYLSCEDIDECRNLSLNKCQNGTTCVNTVGSFLCQVQGDGKGAKTKTVIIGISCGLGGLVLLGGALVFSKVARKRIEANRRKKFFKRNGGFLLTSSTNNTTENIRFFNSKQLALATDRYNENRILGRGGQGTVYKGMLPDGRIVAVKKSEKMDESEVGAFVNEVVILSQLNHRNVVKLLGCCLETEVPLLVYEFIPNGTLFQHIHDLGNEFPLSWKIRLRIATEVAAALAYLHYSASVPIYHRDIKSTNILLDEKYHAKVSDFGTSRSFNVDQTHVTTRVMGTFGYMDPEYFQSNQFTEKSDVYSFGVVVVELLTGEKAVTAAAKEEGGRSLVAQFLHSMQDDKLFDILDPDVVREGGVEDVVVVARLARRCLSLDGKQRPTMKEVAMELEAVQMGKLASNLQTCSEEETEPAVYDSLYISDTTGFSTTANSSEFPFLSRSS; encoded by the coding sequence ATGAGCACGACCATATGTTCTTGCAAGCCTGGTTATCAAGGCAGTCCATATTTGAGCTGTGAGGACATCGACGAGTGCCGGAATTTGTCATTGAACAAGTGCCAAAACGGGACTACGTGTGTCAACACAGTCGGTTCATTCTTATGTCAAGTTCAGGGTGATGGCAAAGGGGCCAAGACGAAAACAGTAATCATCGGTATCAGCTGCGGCTTAGGTGGGTTAGTTTTGCTAGGTGGGGCGTTGGTGTTTTCCAAAGTCGCGAGGAAGAGAATCGAAGCCAACCGTAGGAAGAAGTTCTTCAAGCGAAATGGTGGATTCTTGCTGACGTCTTCTACTAATAACACCACCGAGAATATCAGATTCTTCAACTCCAAACAATTGGCATTGGCCACTGACCGCTACAACGAGAATCGCATACTGGGACGTGGCGGGCAAGGCACTGTCTACAAAGGAATGCTACCCGATGGAAGAATCGTCGCAGTGAAAAAATCCGAGAAGATGGATGAATCGGAGGTTGGAGCATTCGTGAATGAGGTCGTGATACTGTCCCAGCTCAATCATAGGAATGTGGTGAAGTTGCTAGGGTGTTGTCTGGAGACCGAGGTTCCTCTTCTTGTCTATGAGTTTATTCCAAACGGTACGCTCTTCCAACACATCCACGATCTAGGCAACGAGTTCCCTTTGTCATGGAAGATTCGTCTCAGAATCGCAACAGAAGTAGCAGCTGCTCTTGCTTACCTGCATTACTCTGCATCGGTTCCTATCTATCACCGAGACATCAAGTCGACCAACATACTCCTAGACGAGAAGTATCACGCCAAAGTGTCGGATTTTGGGACGTCGAGGTCGTTCAACGTGGATCAAACTCACGTGACCACGCGAGTGATGGGGACTTTCGGGTACATGGATCCCGAGTACTTCCAGTCGAATCAGTTCACAGAAAAGAGCGACGTGTACAGCTTTGGCGTGGTTGTGGTGGAGCTTCTGACGGGCGAGAAAGCGGTCACTGCAGCGGCTAAGGAGGAAGGAGGGAGGAGTCTGGTCGCGCAGTTCTTGCACTCGATGCAAGACGATAAATTGTTCGACATTCTTGATCCGGATGTGGTGAGAGAGGGTGGGGTGGAAGATGTTGTGGTGGTGGCAAGGCTTGCTCGGAGATGTCTGAGTTTGGATGGAAAGCAAAGGCCGACAATGAAGGAAGTGGCGATGGAGTTGGAAGCCGTCCAAATGGGGAAACTAGCCTCGAATCTGCAAACATGTAGTGAAGAAGAAACAGAGCCTGCAGTTTATGATTCTCTGTATATCTCAGACACCACCGGTTTTAGCACAACTGCAAATTCATCGGAGTTTCCTTTTCTGTCTAGGAGTTCATGA